One region of Candidatus Peribacteraceae bacterium genomic DNA includes:
- the atpB gene encoding F0F1 ATP synthase subunit A — protein MASVEAPTLASETIAHLGSFEIRNTLIMAWLAMAVLIIVALFTRATKYKEVPGRFQSLMEMIVEGFFNFWDSVVGDRKQTRLFFPLVTTIFIFLATANWMGIFPGVGSITIEGMHNGHLVDMPIFRSMNADVNMTLAVALISVIMTQVFGVVMLGILPYAGKFFVPPWKDPIGTFIGILELLAEIAKVISFSFRLFGNIFAGEVLLVVISFLMPYVAPIPFLGLEIFVGFIQALVFSMLTLVFLKMAVTAHGGHEEHEGHGHGELAPAAVKG, from the coding sequence ATGGCATCCGTCGAAGCCCCCACACTGGCCTCCGAAACCATCGCTCACCTCGGGTCGTTCGAGATCCGCAATACGCTCATCATGGCGTGGCTGGCGATGGCGGTGCTGATCATCGTCGCATTGTTCACGCGCGCCACCAAGTACAAGGAGGTGCCCGGACGGTTCCAGAGCCTGATGGAGATGATCGTGGAGGGGTTCTTCAACTTCTGGGATTCCGTGGTGGGGGATAGGAAGCAGACGCGGCTGTTCTTCCCGCTCGTCACCACCATCTTCATCTTCCTCGCCACGGCCAACTGGATGGGCATCTTCCCGGGCGTGGGTTCCATCACTATCGAGGGCATGCACAACGGGCACCTGGTGGACATGCCCATCTTCCGCTCCATGAACGCGGACGTGAACATGACGCTCGCCGTGGCGCTCATCTCCGTCATTATGACCCAGGTGTTCGGCGTGGTGATGCTCGGCATCCTCCCGTACGCGGGCAAGTTCTTCGTGCCGCCGTGGAAGGACCCCATCGGCACGTTCATCGGCATCCTGGAGCTTCTGGCGGAAATCGCAAAAGTGATCTCCTTCTCCTTCCGTCTCTTCGGCAATATCTTCGCCGGGGAAGTGCTCCTCGTCGTCATCTCTTTCCTCATGCCCTACGTGGCGCCCATTCCGTTTTTGGGTTTGGAAATTTTCGTAGGGTTCATCCAAGCACTGGTCTTTTCCATGCTCACACTCGTCTTCCTCAAGATGGCCGTGACGGCGCACGGGGGACATGAGGAGCATGAGGGGCACGGCCACGGGGAGTTGGCGCCTGCGGCGGTAAAGGGATAA
- a CDS encoding AtpZ/AtpI family protein: MPDQPPETPRMKEERLRDALWLAVRLVWDMGWIIAIPAVLLGFFGAYVDRWLGTSPIFILLGLALALALSFLGVKRKLKEILEKRF, from the coding sequence ATGCCCGATCAACCGCCGGAAACGCCGAGAATGAAGGAAGAACGCCTCCGCGACGCCCTTTGGCTCGCGGTGCGCCTGGTGTGGGACATGGGGTGGATCATCGCCATTCCGGCCGTCCTTTTGGGTTTCTTCGGGGCGTATGTGGATCGGTGGCTGGGGACCTCGCCAATTTTCATTCTCCTCGGCCTCGCCTTGGCGCTCGCCCTCTCCTTCCTCGGCGTGAAGAGGAAATTGAAGGAGATACTGGAGAAGAGGTTTTAA
- the atpC gene encoding ATP synthase F1 subunit epsilon — protein MLRFQLITPDRVLYEGDAESVSLPTPQGEITVLPHHIPLISIVVPGTVLVRGKGEEHIFAVTRGVVEIDGASLRVLADTADRADELQEEAIEQAKKEAVRLQKEKRDDAEGFAEATAIMEREIAKLAALRRKKARGKQPRIEQ, from the coding sequence ATGCTTCGCTTCCAGCTCATTACACCGGACCGCGTCCTCTACGAGGGCGACGCCGAGTCCGTTTCGCTCCCCACACCCCAGGGCGAGATCACGGTGCTGCCGCACCACATCCCGCTCATTTCCATCGTGGTGCCCGGCACCGTCCTCGTGCGCGGAAAAGGGGAGGAGCACATCTTCGCGGTCACACGCGGCGTAGTGGAGATTGACGGCGCTTCCCTGCGCGTGCTGGCGGATACGGCGGACCGCGCGGATGAGCTGCAGGAAGAGGCGATCGAGCAGGCCAAGAAGGAAGCCGTGCGGCTGCAGAAGGAGAAGCGCGACGACGCGGAAGGGTTCGCGGAAGCCACGGCCATCATGGAGCGGGAGATTGCCAAGCTGGCGGCGCTGCGCAGGAAGAAGGCGCGGGGCAAGCAGCCGCGCATCGAGCAGTAG
- the atpD gene encoding F0F1 ATP synthase subunit beta encodes MPGNVSQVIGAVVDCTFPQGETLPPLFTALKTAVGKEVLILEVQNHLGGGMVRTVAMGATDGLQRGTPVENTGAPISVPVGKETLGRMFNVLGEPIDGLPPVKAKKYYPIHRDPPSFVEQSTETEILETGIKVIDLICPILKGGKVGLFGGAGVGKTVVVKELIRNIAEEHSGLSVFAGVGERSREGNDLYGEMKESGVLEKTSLVFGQMNEPPGPRLRVALAGLSIAEYFRDEEQKDVLLFIDNIFRFTQAGSEVSALLGRVPSAVGYQPTLATEMGQVQERITSTKKGSITSVQAIYVPADDLTDPAPATTFGHLDSTIVLTRSLAELGIYPAVDPLDSTSTILAPETVGQEHYDTARAVQRVLQRYRELQDIIAILGMEELSEEDKRAVHRARKIQRFLSQPFFVAEVFTGFPGKYVPMKETVRSFKAILDGELDDVPEQAFYMKGGIDEVKA; translated from the coding sequence ATGCCAGGTAACGTTTCTCAGGTCATCGGTGCAGTCGTCGACTGCACGTTCCCCCAGGGAGAGACCCTCCCGCCCCTCTTCACGGCTCTCAAGACGGCGGTCGGGAAGGAAGTGCTGATCCTGGAGGTGCAGAACCACCTCGGAGGCGGCATGGTCCGCACCGTCGCCATGGGCGCCACGGACGGCCTGCAGCGCGGCACGCCAGTGGAGAACACCGGCGCCCCCATATCCGTGCCGGTCGGCAAGGAGACGCTGGGGCGCATGTTCAACGTCCTCGGCGAACCCATCGACGGCCTCCCCCCCGTGAAAGCAAAGAAGTATTACCCCATCCATCGCGATCCGCCCTCCTTCGTGGAGCAGTCCACGGAGACGGAAATCTTGGAGACGGGGATCAAGGTCATTGACCTCATCTGTCCCATCCTCAAGGGTGGGAAAGTGGGATTGTTCGGCGGGGCGGGCGTGGGCAAGACCGTGGTCGTCAAAGAGCTCATCCGCAACATCGCGGAGGAGCACAGCGGCCTTTCCGTGTTCGCCGGGGTGGGGGAGCGCTCGCGCGAGGGGAACGACCTCTACGGGGAAATGAAGGAGTCAGGCGTGCTGGAGAAGACGTCCCTCGTGTTCGGACAAATGAACGAGCCGCCGGGACCGCGCCTGCGCGTGGCGCTCGCCGGGCTCTCCATCGCCGAGTACTTCCGTGACGAGGAGCAGAAGGACGTCCTCCTCTTCATCGACAACATCTTCCGCTTCACGCAGGCGGGCTCGGAAGTCTCCGCCCTCCTCGGGCGCGTGCCCTCCGCCGTCGGCTACCAACCGACGCTCGCCACGGAAATGGGCCAGGTGCAGGAGCGCATCACTTCCACCAAGAAAGGCTCCATCACGTCCGTGCAGGCCATCTACGTCCCCGCGGACGACCTCACGGACCCGGCCCCCGCCACCACGTTCGGCCACTTGGACTCCACCATCGTGTTGACCCGCTCCCTCGCCGAACTCGGTATCTACCCCGCCGTGGATCCCCTGGATTCCACCTCCACCATCCTGGCGCCCGAGACCGTGGGGCAGGAGCACTACGATACGGCTCGCGCCGTCCAGCGCGTCCTCCAGCGTTACCGCGAACTGCAGGACATCATCGCGATCCTCGGCATGGAGGAGCTCTCGGAGGAAGACAAGCGCGCCGTGCACCGCGCGCGCAAAATCCAGCGCTTCCTCTCGCAGCCCTTCTTCGTCGCCGAGGTCTTTACGGGCTTCCCCGGCAAGTACGTGCCCATGAAGGAGACCGTCCGCTCGTTCAAGGCCATCCTCGACGGGGAGCTGGACGACGTGCCGGAGCAGGCCTTCTATATGAAGGGTGGCATTGATGAAGTGAAAGCGTAA
- a CDS encoding S-layer homology domain-containing protein, giving the protein MFPAPHAASRRRDAHILSLALIRNTPFSVLGVLAFMTLFLLSAAVAKAAPLAITDFRLHDFDADVAEALGYDRASTVYFSEMGSVTEGEASARTKYEGIGCYPFYVMREGEVQEVGYNCGTFFCTGFVNGPKQCHDRGGASYGGVAEMNRRLGLTYITDDRAFFDSYTAADLTPAMQRRMEELKGVQCRPFYLQRFDMTVGEGYECDEIGRYPYYSGHNVCTNDWRTGNGLQCAIAYRENEMEIRREAYGRMQSSVSSAGGRSSASAASPSPFPDVVPGRYGYTAILALAEQGMVKGYPDGTYKPLRALSRAEFTTLLFRSLGEVPSEARNEAGCFPDVREGQWFSDAVCAAKELGWVKGYDDARFRPHAQITRAEAMKILVAALELPTNSTATLPPDVAEDVWYAASVRTASANGLILEPTFMPGLPSTRADAAVWLYRTLNLLTKGADAVASR; this is encoded by the coding sequence ATGTTCCCCGCCCCGCATGCCGCTTCCCGACGCCGGGATGCGCACATCCTCTCCCTCGCCCTCATCCGCAACACGCCTTTCTCGGTCCTGGGTGTCCTCGCCTTCATGACGCTCTTCCTCCTCAGCGCCGCCGTCGCCAAGGCCGCTCCGCTCGCCATCACCGATTTCCGCCTCCATGACTTCGATGCCGACGTGGCGGAGGCGCTCGGGTATGACCGCGCTTCGACGGTGTACTTCAGCGAGATGGGTTCGGTGACGGAGGGGGAAGCGTCCGCCAGGACGAAGTATGAGGGCATCGGCTGCTACCCCTTCTACGTCATGCGCGAAGGGGAAGTTCAGGAGGTGGGCTACAACTGCGGCACGTTCTTCTGCACGGGCTTCGTCAACGGACCCAAGCAATGCCATGACCGCGGGGGCGCTTCCTACGGCGGCGTTGCGGAGATGAACAGGCGGCTGGGCCTCACCTACATCACGGACGACCGCGCCTTCTTCGATTCCTACACCGCCGCGGACCTCACGCCGGCCATGCAGCGGCGCATGGAAGAACTGAAAGGAGTGCAGTGCCGGCCGTTTTATCTGCAGCGCTTCGACATGACGGTGGGCGAAGGGTACGAGTGCGATGAAATCGGGCGGTATCCCTACTACTCCGGCCACAACGTGTGCACCAACGACTGGCGGACCGGCAACGGCCTCCAATGCGCCATCGCCTACCGGGAGAACGAGATGGAGATCCGCCGCGAAGCGTACGGGCGCATGCAGAGCAGCGTCTCGTCCGCGGGAGGGAGGAGCAGTGCATCTGCCGCAAGCCCAAGCCCTTTCCCGGACGTGGTGCCGGGACGGTACGGCTACACGGCCATCCTGGCGCTGGCGGAACAGGGCATGGTGAAGGGGTACCCCGACGGTACCTACAAGCCTCTGCGTGCGCTCAGCCGCGCGGAGTTCACCACGCTCCTCTTTCGAAGCCTCGGCGAAGTTCCGAGCGAAGCGAGGAACGAAGCCGGGTGTTTTCCGGACGTGCGCGAAGGCCAGTGGTTCTCCGACGCCGTGTGCGCCGCCAAGGAGTTGGGATGGGTGAAGGGATACGACGATGCTCGTTTCCGTCCGCATGCGCAGATCACGCGCGCCGAAGCGATGAAGATCTTGGTCGCGGCGCTTGAACTGCCGACGAATTCCACGGCCACCTTGCCGCCGGATGTTGCGGAGGACGTGTGGTATGCGGCATCCGTGAGGACCGCCTCCGCCAACGGTCTGATCCTGGAACCCACCTTCATGCCCGGGCTCCCCTCCACGCGCGCCGACGCGGCCGTGTGGCTGTACCGCACCCTGAATCTGCTGACGAAGGGGGCGGATGCGGTTGCATCGCGATGA
- a CDS encoding sigma-70 family RNA polymerase sigma factor — translation MSTPATDPSRPLSVADEAALIHTCQQGDLEAFAPLYDAYVTPIYRYVHFRTFDKQLAEDVTSQSFLKAMEGIRTFNAHKGNFGAWLYRIARNTLTDHFRAHKPTDVIDETFDVPADDDTAKEASIDVSLAHVRKELDKLDPLKRDIILMRLWDGLSYREIAEITGKTENNCKVIFCRTLESLRSQLGPTLLFLLLAFPIFHVSK, via the coding sequence ATGAGTACTCCCGCTACCGATCCTTCCCGCCCGCTCTCCGTTGCGGACGAGGCCGCGCTCATTCACACCTGCCAGCAGGGCGATTTGGAGGCGTTCGCGCCCCTCTACGACGCGTACGTCACGCCCATCTACCGCTACGTGCACTTTCGCACGTTCGACAAGCAGCTCGCGGAAGATGTGACAAGCCAGTCGTTCCTCAAGGCCATGGAGGGCATACGCACCTTCAATGCGCACAAGGGGAACTTCGGGGCCTGGCTCTACCGCATCGCCCGCAACACGCTCACGGACCACTTCCGCGCGCACAAGCCCACGGACGTCATCGACGAGACCTTCGACGTCCCTGCGGATGATGACACCGCCAAGGAAGCGTCCATTGATGTCTCGCTCGCGCACGTCCGCAAGGAACTCGACAAGCTGGACCCCCTCAAGCGCGACATCATCCTCATGCGCCTGTGGGACGGGCTCAGCTACCGCGAGATCGCGGAGATCACGGGCAAGACCGAGAACAACTGCAAGGTGATCTTCTGCAGGACTCTCGAGTCACTCCGTTCCCAACTCGGTCCCACGCTCCTGTTCCTGCTCCTCGCTTTCCCCATCTTTCATGTTTCGAAATAG
- a CDS encoding DedA family protein: MEILSQFLDIFIHLDEYLATLIDQYGTLTYLLLFVIIFCETGLVVAPFLPGDSLLFAAGAFAARGSFSVAVLLILLAAAAILGDATNYAIGAYVGPKLFMRKLHLLRQEHLDRAHAFYEKYGGKAIVFARFLPIFRTVVPFVAGMANMTYRDFATYNVVGGIAWVSLFTLAGFLFGNIPAVEKNFSLMILAIIVVSFLPAVLEVTRQWLGKRSAKNGQQ, encoded by the coding sequence ATGGAAATCCTCTCCCAATTCCTGGACATCTTCATCCACCTGGATGAGTACCTCGCCACCCTCATTGACCAGTACGGCACGCTCACGTACCTGCTCCTCTTCGTCATCATCTTCTGCGAGACGGGGCTGGTGGTGGCGCCATTCCTCCCCGGCGATTCCCTGCTCTTCGCGGCGGGGGCCTTTGCGGCGCGCGGGTCCTTCTCCGTCGCCGTGCTCCTCATCCTCCTCGCTGCCGCCGCCATCCTGGGCGATGCGACAAATTACGCCATCGGCGCGTACGTTGGGCCCAAGCTCTTCATGCGGAAGCTGCATTTGCTCAGGCAGGAGCACCTGGACCGCGCCCATGCGTTCTACGAGAAGTACGGCGGCAAGGCCATCGTGTTCGCGCGGTTTCTCCCCATCTTCCGCACCGTGGTTCCCTTCGTGGCGGGGATGGCGAACATGACATACCGGGACTTTGCCACGTACAACGTGGTCGGCGGCATCGCATGGGTCTCGCTCTTCACCCTGGCGGGGTTCCTCTTCGGCAACATCCCTGCGGTGGAGAAGAACTTCTCCCTCATGATTCTGGCGATCATCGTGGTGTCCTTCCTCCCTGCGGTGCTGGAGGTGACGAGGCAGTGGCTGGGCAAACGATCAGCGAAGAATGGGCAGCAATGA
- a CDS encoding S41 family peptidase, translated as MTTSRLPHTRSLQRTRVFRHAVTILLLVTLLGGANVSGAAAAGTVQETVTRADFLRAAISQLRLKLEKTGGEDSRTYRGVQAQFLPYVRTAEKYGALHALTGSGDAVDFRRAITRGEALQVLTALAKVNPKEPLTKTFRDVTTDDEKEAAAVALERKWMRPIRATLFGFDRFLTRAEERVLLKKAMDKKGVNVLSPDKQTIRINVDAIRRELPKKEIMETVWDLLEQQYLYKDRIKPDEMGFESVEGMVNSLDDPYTVFYRPSSAQEFQTQLRGEVIGIGAQVEQKAGVLIIVAPLKGSPAEKANLQPGDEILSVNGESLAGLSYEDGVNKVRGPKGTVANLHLRRNGMELDVAVTRDVVKIEELTTAFQGDIAVVTLHQFGQTADREFRDAMKEAAAKNPRALILDLRNNPGGLMDAAGRVVSAFVPLKTAYVQIHSSNEVIEEKTREEPIFPETMRMAVLVNKGSASAAEIVAGALQDLGRATIVGEPTFGKGTVQQLLEFTDGSSLKMTIAEWKTPKGNKIDGVGVKPDIQVVADASRDAALSRALDLLR; from the coding sequence ATGACGACTTCACGGCTTCCCCACACACGTTCTTTGCAGCGTACGCGCGTCTTCCGCCACGCCGTCACCATCCTCCTCCTCGTCACCCTGCTGGGAGGCGCCAATGTTTCGGGCGCCGCCGCCGCGGGCACGGTGCAGGAGACCGTGACGCGCGCGGATTTCCTCCGTGCGGCCATCAGCCAGCTGCGGTTGAAGTTGGAGAAGACGGGCGGAGAGGACAGCCGGACCTACCGGGGGGTGCAAGCGCAATTCCTGCCGTACGTGCGTACGGCCGAGAAGTACGGGGCCCTGCATGCGCTCACGGGATCGGGGGATGCCGTTGATTTCCGGCGCGCCATCACGCGCGGCGAGGCGCTGCAGGTGCTCACGGCGCTGGCGAAGGTGAATCCCAAGGAACCGCTCACCAAAACGTTCAGGGACGTGACGACCGACGATGAGAAGGAAGCCGCGGCCGTGGCGCTGGAGCGCAAGTGGATGCGCCCCATCCGCGCGACACTCTTCGGCTTCGACCGGTTCCTCACACGCGCGGAAGAGCGCGTTCTCCTCAAGAAAGCGATGGACAAGAAGGGCGTCAACGTTCTCTCCCCCGACAAGCAGACGATCCGGATCAACGTGGATGCCATTCGCCGGGAGCTGCCCAAGAAGGAGATCATGGAGACGGTGTGGGACCTGCTGGAGCAGCAGTACCTCTACAAGGACCGCATCAAGCCCGATGAGATGGGGTTCGAGAGCGTGGAGGGCATGGTGAACAGCCTGGACGACCCCTACACCGTGTTCTACCGCCCCAGCTCCGCGCAGGAGTTCCAGACGCAGCTGCGGGGCGAGGTGATCGGCATCGGGGCGCAAGTGGAGCAGAAAGCCGGCGTGCTCATCATCGTGGCGCCGCTCAAGGGGTCGCCCGCGGAGAAGGCGAACCTGCAGCCGGGTGACGAGATTCTCAGCGTCAACGGCGAATCGCTCGCGGGCCTCTCCTATGAGGACGGAGTGAACAAGGTGCGCGGTCCCAAGGGGACGGTGGCCAACCTGCACCTGCGCAGGAACGGCATGGAATTGGACGTGGCCGTCACGCGCGACGTGGTGAAGATCGAGGAGCTCACGACGGCATTCCAGGGCGATATCGCCGTGGTCACGCTGCACCAGTTCGGGCAGACCGCCGACCGGGAATTCCGCGACGCGATGAAGGAAGCGGCGGCCAAGAACCCCCGCGCCCTCATTCTGGACCTGCGCAACAACCCCGGCGGGCTCATGGACGCGGCGGGCAGGGTGGTGAGCGCGTTCGTCCCCCTCAAGACGGCGTACGTGCAGATCCATTCGTCGAACGAAGTGATCGAGGAGAAGACGCGCGAGGAGCCGATCTTCCCGGAAACCATGCGCATGGCGGTTCTGGTGAACAAGGGTTCCGCGAGCGCCGCGGAGATCGTGGCGGGAGCCCTGCAGGATTTGGGACGCGCCACCATCGTGGGGGAGCCGACCTTCGGCAAGGGGACGGTGCAGCAGCTCCTGGAATTCACGGACGGCTCCAGCCTGAAGATGACCATAGCCGAATGGAAGACGCCCAAGGGGAACAAAATCGACGGCGTGGGGGTGAAGCCGGATATCCAAGTGGTGGCGGACGCCAGCCGCGATGCTGCGCTCTCGCGTGCATTGGACCTTCTCCGCTGA
- a CDS encoding PrsW family glutamic-type intramembrane protease: MHLLEFLRRAGSIAEAVWGTVSPVFTTSLDGSNAGSGISALTLVGIFVGFLILSGFLTRVWIGIVNVSFIDVESLASIEKRQPYLPSLRTIIFGLVGTVLLVMVSLRTLGAIAPFAGPEGKVRAMLVLGGMAVVLGIVLFVLKEGKEYVFAVISGTLVSFILIAFTRALLETGDAPQDPFIITLSVIAIALVWKFLFGPWDANVKATVLGTFLFWIAFHTLFQETADERLAHGLAIGIAAIPAGIWCALFLRYHRERLSVVFLMFFSGMVSTAPILFYDALVKREMELQFFVFRVIPESFNVAVHSAIAAASEAPPLQAMLLSLFLTFIFVGVLEEGSKYWVLRRNGQMFFSSIDDAMQLAIMVAVGFAFAENITTTGYFYTFVKEFLQQAGQPDWAGFMGNIAGRSILTSMVHIVSTGLLGYFFGVALFLDPSLKAAHQTGRKFWTGDGSHYLVGIQKQFHFRSEMIATGFALAVVLHAVSNFLVTLPDVLPGNPRTFGDLLHSPPGSPLHYVALLLLPSLFYVVGGFWLLTTLFLSKQNMQERGHVISTEMFVMED, translated from the coding sequence ATGCATCTTCTGGAATTCCTCCGGCGGGCCGGCTCGATAGCGGAAGCTGTCTGGGGAACTGTTTCTCCGGTGTTTACCACATCGCTGGACGGTTCGAATGCGGGGAGCGGTATTTCGGCGTTGACGCTGGTGGGGATCTTCGTGGGATTCCTGATCCTGAGCGGATTCCTCACGCGTGTGTGGATCGGCATCGTCAACGTGTCGTTCATCGACGTGGAATCGCTGGCGAGCATAGAGAAGCGGCAGCCGTACCTTCCCTCCCTGCGTACGATCATCTTCGGCCTCGTGGGCACCGTATTGCTCGTCATGGTTTCCCTGCGCACGCTGGGCGCCATCGCGCCGTTCGCGGGGCCCGAGGGGAAGGTCCGTGCCATGCTGGTGCTGGGGGGCATGGCGGTGGTGCTGGGGATCGTGCTGTTCGTCCTCAAGGAAGGCAAGGAGTACGTGTTCGCCGTCATCTCCGGTACGCTCGTGAGCTTCATCCTCATCGCCTTCACGCGCGCGCTCCTGGAAACGGGCGACGCCCCGCAGGACCCTTTCATCATCACGCTCAGCGTCATCGCCATTGCGCTCGTGTGGAAATTCCTCTTCGGCCCGTGGGACGCCAACGTGAAGGCGACGGTGCTGGGGACGTTCCTGTTCTGGATCGCGTTCCACACGCTCTTCCAGGAAACGGCGGATGAGAGGCTGGCGCACGGGCTGGCCATCGGCATCGCGGCGATCCCGGCGGGGATCTGGTGCGCCCTCTTCCTCCGCTACCACCGGGAGCGGTTGAGCGTGGTCTTCCTCATGTTCTTCTCGGGTATGGTCTCCACGGCGCCCATCCTGTTCTACGACGCGCTGGTGAAGCGGGAGATGGAGCTGCAGTTCTTCGTGTTCCGCGTCATTCCCGAGAGCTTCAACGTGGCGGTGCACAGCGCCATCGCCGCGGCCAGCGAAGCCCCCCCGCTGCAGGCCATGCTCCTCTCGCTCTTCCTCACGTTCATCTTCGTGGGCGTGCTGGAGGAAGGCAGCAAGTACTGGGTCCTCCGCCGCAACGGCCAGATGTTCTTCTCCAGCATCGACGATGCCATGCAACTGGCCATCATGGTGGCCGTGGGCTTCGCGTTCGCCGAGAACATCACCACCACCGGCTACTTCTACACCTTCGTGAAGGAATTCCTCCAGCAGGCCGGCCAGCCCGATTGGGCGGGCTTCATGGGGAACATCGCGGGACGGTCCATCCTCACGAGCATGGTGCACATCGTTTCCACGGGCTTGCTGGGATACTTCTTCGGCGTCGCCCTCTTCCTGGATCCCAGCCTCAAAGCGGCGCATCAGACGGGACGCAAGTTCTGGACGGGTGACGGCAGCCACTATCTGGTGGGGATCCAGAAGCAATTCCACTTCCGCAGCGAGATGATCGCCACGGGCTTCGCGCTCGCGGTTGTGCTCCATGCCGTGAGCAATTTCCTCGTCACGCTGCCGGACGTGCTGCCGGGCAATCCGCGCACGTTCGGGGACCTGCTGCACTCCCCCCCGGGGTCGCCGCTCCACTACGTGGCGCTCCTGCTCCTCCCCTCCCTCTTCTACGTCGTGGGAGGCTTCTGGCTGCTCACCACCCTCTTCCTCAGCAAGCAGAACATGCAGGAACGGGGGCACGTGATTTCCACCGAAATGTTCGTGATGGAAGACTGA